Genomic DNA from Calonectris borealis chromosome 4, bCalBor7.hap1.2, whole genome shotgun sequence:
ctattaattataattaataatctATATTGTTAATATAGATTAGAATAGATAATATAGATCATAGACCTATTTGAAAAGTTCCAGTTAATCTCGATGATTTCAACTTTACTTTGAGTAAGTTTAAGGGATATTTCACTGTAATATTCTACCATAAAGGCATCCTAGAAGTTTTGATACATGCAATGAATAAGATGCAAAACTTGTCTTAAATAAACTTTCCGAAAATTTTGAAGATTTTATATATGAATTCATAAAGATTAGTTAGGCTTAATAGCTTCCAATTAACAaagtctaatttttttatttttattttgcaagcatatcttcttcctttgccttttaTAATACTGGTAACTTCTACACTGGATAGCAGGTAGAGTATTATATTTTTTACATAGAGTTTTCTAGAGAGTTTAACCACGTTTATAAAGTTTGCCACTGGAGGCAAAATATTGGCAATATTCTTGCACATGAAAACAGTAATGGGTAACGTGCTACACTGCGTGAATAAAAATGCCTGATTTTGGACCATGTTGCTGGGTCAACATCCTCTTCTTTGAAGCATTTTATCTGTTACCTGTCCCTTTTCTCCCATCAGACTGCATTATAGCCTTACACTTTTCACTCTGTAAATGACAGGATAACCTGCTTTACAAACGATGACAATCTAACAAAGGAAATGAATCACCTGCATGACAATTAAATCAGCTTTTCACAACACAAGTAATTTCATTACCCAAATCTGATGGTAATTTGATTAACAATACAGACTATATGCGTCAGTGCAAATTAGCAGTGTCTTAGGTATTGGCtgctttaaattttgttctcACAACTGAAATTTGCACTAAAAATAGGGTATTAATTGACTGATTGAtagaatttgaaaaacaaacaaacaaacaaacaaacaaaaaactgttaaaggaaaaccaggacaattggGATCTGAATGTTTCATGGAATGCAGAGATAGGTAGCTTAGGTACCAGAAGCAGCCTAACTGGACCCCTCCAGAGATTTACTTTGTGTCCTGGTCAAATAAGTTAACTTGCTGAGCACGCTGCTGCTGAAGCTATCAGATTAGTACCGTTTCTTAAGTGCCATGGAGAAATCTCTGagataaataatttgaaatttatgAAATGGAATAACCTAGCAACAGATTTTCCTTGATAGATGAtatggtattacagtaagaaaaaGCTTATATCACATAAGAATGTCCAAATTTCTGTAGGCATCTGGTGTCTGCTTTAGAATTTCATCTTCTagatgcattaaaataatttagcgTCAGTAGTACAATACTATGTACTAAGGGACAAAGCATGGAGTTCCAGTTACATTAAGGATGTGAATAGTCTACCTTACAAGTTCACCTTTTAGTTACattaaaacagtttattttattctagtcctcatttttatttttctgaaaggtaGATCTCAACTTATCTCACAGGCTGGATgaaatttttggttttatttgtacaTTTACATTTAGGCCTCACCTCATGACGCAGTGAGCAGCTGTAAGAATCCACTGATTGCTGATGATAGAGCCCCCGCAGAGATGTCTCTGACGAGACAACTTCACGTGCAAGCTGACTTGCCACGGCCATTCACCAGGAGAAGAGTCTGTCCCTCCAACGATCCTAACAGTTCTTGCAGAATGCTGCATACACActatagaaataatttaaaactgtgCTTAAAGACAATTTGCACTCAccaatgaaaaatgaagatgagACTACTGCTGATCCCTGAACAGGGACCGATCTATTGCAAAGAAGGTGATACGTGATACATTCCAATCCCTTTATGATTTATTATCATAAAGTCTATTAAACCAAGTTCGCAGTGCTACTCTTGGTGTTTACAATGTGCAGACCTGGCCGACTTCACTTTTTCAGAACACTAACTTCACAAGGCGTCCCATTGGGACAATGCAACCCATTCAATgcaaccaattaaaaaaaaaaaaaggaggcttcCTGTACTGAAATCAGTTAAGCACTGTCTCTTTTACATGAAAGAAGGTTTACTTACCAGTACTGGCTTTCTTTTTACATAATCTTAGTGAGTATCCAGAGATCCTTCCTGGCCCGTGTACTATTTCCACTGGGGATCCATTTGAGGACATTCTTAGGTGACACTCACACTTTCTGCCAGTGAATTAATGCAGAACACATACATTACCCCTTCACCAAGTCTGCGGAATGATTATTTCAACAatctttgaacattttaaaaaaatatatctcacCTTTCCTCATTGCATGAATCTTGGAGGGGAAAGTAGGTAAAAAATTGGCAGCGGATCACATCTGTGCAAACCTGCTGACAGGCTCTGTGTCCTTTAGTATAAGTGACATTGAGTTCATCTCCCAAAAAATTCATATGCATGTAAGTGCGAGAATTGCAGGCTGTAAGAATGAGTGCATTCCAAGCATCAGAAAGTCTATTAATTTGATCAGTTCAAAATTAgtgtttttaatgtaatttattgttTACCAGGAAAGGATTTTCTGCAATTTAGGAGACCAAAGCCTGATACAGCATTTTCTCGTGATATAAGTGCCTCTGGTATCCCACTTATTGATGtcttcagaaggcaaagatttctaaaatgaaaaattttttccAATAACTAAATCTGTTCTCACATCCTAAAATTGATTGTTTAGGTACTGGTAAGGGAATGTTctttcttaaatgtgtttttttttttccaagtctctaTCTATAGAAGTATTTCATATAAAAACGCATTCACTAAGTTCACTAGTTCACATTACATTGAGGGGGCTTTTGTAGTTTTGTGAAGGCATATGACTGTACTACTAAAGGTTGTACAGTATTTATACATATGTAGAAGAGGTGACTTTCGATGATATATGCCATCTCAGCTTTGCTTCTCCCTGAAATTCCTCTGAAACATTATTCTTCTCTTTTGTATGGAATGTAGATTTTTAACTATTCTTACTACTAAGTATGGAAGAAGGAAGCtcaatagaaacatttttaagccTGTTATCTTtatcaaaaatgttttcaagtaaATAACTTAATACTGCTAGGAAACCAGACGACTCTCTTGATAATttcataaaattcagttttaagtCATTAAAGCAATCTGGAGGCTCACTGTCTCTTTGATATGTATAACTCTTCAGATTAACACCAGATATGCAGCTGCAATACAAAACCCCTGATCACAACGGAGAACAGATGAAATGCCCACAGGAAATTATAAACTTACGAATACAAAACATGAAAAGCTATGCTTTACTGAAAATAACCTTTTAACAAAAATTTCCATAAGTCTAAGAAAAtagtggttaaaaaaaagactgtgtgctttttttaaaaaaaaaaaatctacttagaGAATTAAAGTTAGTTGTCATATTTACCTTTGGGATTCTATTTGCCATTCCCTGGTAAAGAATGTAAAGAACAAGCACTTTGGAAAATATGTGCAAATAGTTTGGCAGACAGAGATATCAGGAGTCAAAAAACTTGTAATATTCATTCCCGAAAATTCTTGATCTTCAAAAATGTCCATTTGACAATCTGtataaaacaagaacaaaatatcaaaattccaaatatttttttatgtcatCAGAATATTAAGGTTTACAGATAattcatttttatccttattcacattttccttcctttgtgaCTGATAAGCTAGAAAGATAACACCACATTTTAACCAAAAACTAGTTCTCAAGAACATTTCTGAATGTGTAAACTCATGGAGAGGACTACTGAGCAGGGATAAGGTTCATATAGAGAAGACAAAGAATGACATGTTAGAATACAGATTTGCTAATCTAATAGAGAAGGCCTTAAATTAGGAACAGTGAAGATCAGTGTACAAATCCACAGTTAGGAATAAATCATGGTAATCTAGGCAAAGATTAAATAATTAAGGTAATAGGCATATCTAAGAGGATCATGGGaagaccagaagaaaaataatgggaTGATCCTCTTAACACTTTATTAAATGTTATTTGAAAAGTAGGCAGAATAAGCAGGAGTAATGTACAGTCTGCCCTCTGACATGACCAAAATACCATAACAGAGGCTTGGCAGGATAATTCACAGAACCAAACTATGTATACAGCAGTTATTAGCATGTTTAGAAAGAGAAGAATGAGTTGCCTTCTCCAAAGATACACTTGAAGTCCTAGCGAAAATCCCAGGGCCAcaatataaagaggaaaaagggaagcaCTGGCATGGAGCATGTTTCTGGAAACTATCAAGCTGTAAAGACAGTAAAAACAGTGAAATGagccaaaacacaggacttggtgGCAGCAGAGAACTTCAGCTATTGAGAAAGTACAACAGCCAAGCCGACACTACCCAATGAGTTACAGAAACATACCGGGAACCTCTTAcgacacaaaggaaaaaacagtaagAGGGAGAGGTAGAGCTTAATGTTAATttaatgaggttttaaaaaaacataagcaggaaaggaagcctacagagggtagaagcaaggacaggtatcctggaaggaatacaaagaaattgtccaagcagccagggatcaggttaggaaagctaaagccctgttAGAATTAAacctggccagggacatcaagggcaacaagaaaagcttctattgGTATGTCGGGGATCAAAGGAAGACTACAGAAAACGTGGGCtctctccggaaggaaacgggagacctggttaccagggatatggagaaggctgaggtactcaatgaattttttgcctcagtcttcaccagcaagtgctcgagccatACCGCCCacgctgcagaaggcaaaggcagggactgggagaatgaagagccacccactgtaggagaagatcaggttcgagaccgcctaaggaacctgaaggtgcacaagtccatgggacttgataagatccatccgtgggtcctgagggaacaaTTTTAAGTGTATACACAGTATACAAATGGAATTTAGAAAGCTTTATATTCCTCCTGATCTTTGGTCTTGATGggattttatctttcatttttgtaTCCACGGTACAAAAATAACATGCAATTTCATCAAGCTAATCTTACGAAAGGATCCTTTAGATCTTCAAAGTAGGAGACTGTTTTTGTAAGACaaatgataaaaaggaaaaattagaaagATCTGAACCTCCTTTGTGCCTGAGAGTACTAACTATCTTTGCAAGAATAAGTTTATATTAGAATTATTTTACATAACGAAACATTTATACATATCAGAGATAGACTGCACCTCGTCATCCATAACCCTTAAAACTAAACTGAATCAGAGATTTTAAATAGTTACCTATTTCGGAAAGCTGGCATGGCTTTAAAGAGAATCCAGACACAACCTCGTCAAGCACCTTTATGCTGGTTGGAGTTCCTACACTGGTATGTTTCAAGAAGCATTTTTTACTGAGtgacaaagaataaagaaagtgGTAAGACAACAGGCCATCTTCCTTGGTCCCATAATTCCTACCATGGTGCATGTTCtggccatggggcagagcaaTCTCCAATCTCCAGAACAATCTTCAAATAAGGAACAGAGCTAGCTGAACAATGTTCAACTTGTAAAATTGAGCAGATTAACAGCTCAAAAATAGGCctgataaaaatgaaagaatttctcTGGCTGCTCTGACGATGCTATTTTCAGAGCAATAAGCAGAGCAAGATTTAACAGAGCAATAATGCTGCACACTTACCAATATAATTTTCACTTCAATACCTCcagaggattttaatttttttcagtgctatGATAACCAAGTTTGACTTTCTCACCGATGGACAAATGAAAGCTAATTTACTAGAGACATTTTCCTATCTGTAAGTTTGAATAAACATTGCAAGGATGACAAGTCaaggaaaaattacttccttGAATAAATTCTCGCACCTTAGACTGCTCTGAGATTTACTCTACTAAAGCGAAGCGCTGTCCAAGGAACGGGATCAAACCTGTATTTACCAAGGGAAGGGATCAAACCTGTATTTACCGAAAGCTTGCATTGTGAAATGTTTCCGAGGCATATGTAAAAAAATGGCAATGGTTGTCATTGGTACATCTTTTTTGGCACTGCTGATAGTTGTCAGCCATAGCAACATCATAAATTTTCCCTTCCATATCCAGACCTATGTGGACATCTGGGCTGCAAGCTGTGAAAAAAGAGAGACCAAGTTCTAAAAACATGCTTCTATTCTTTtccccaccccacaccccaaaCTGCCCAGAAGATAGCAGCTCGTATGACAGAGCCCTCATAATCCAGATTCCACGTCCCATGCTCACTTCACTTACATCATACTTCACATATACTTCTAGCAACAAAATCAGAAGCGTAGGTATAGTATAGTACCGCATGGCAGAGGAAAAAACTGGCAGACTTTGACGGTGCCTCTGCCTAGATGAGAGAGGAGCTCTAACCACTACGGCTGAGACCATGATGACATTAATCAAAGCACGATCTCAGGATTAATACTGAAACATACTTTCCCATTTCCAAATTCATAGAGCAGTTTAAAAGGCAAATTCTGTCCTCATAAGCAACAGACATCTCCCATTTGAGTCAGAAGATTTAGAGAACTGGGACTGTGGGGATTGAAATAGCTTTCCCCCACACAGGATGCAGGTTTTGCCTCACGGTCAGTGGGGTCTCTTTGCAGAACATGAGTCAGCCAACCATTGGTGGGGTTTTTAAACATATATGGGTAGATTTTCTTTTCAGACATTAGTCTGATTCTAGAGTAATTCCAGTTATATCAATTAGTCTATATAGCATAAAGAATAACATCCCACTGAAATCTGTTCTGCTGGGCCAAAGCTATTCAGAAATATGAATGCAACAGGACGTTGGCAGGAAAGGGCTTTTAAAAGTCCTGACTGCTCTGAAAGGCAAGTGGCAAGCAAAAGCAAGCACAACTGATTTGTTAATAGCTGCAGTAGAGAACTTGCGTAAAGTAAGACCCACTTAGCCCTGCCATATTGAGGTGCTATACCAACAAAACTAAAGAGTTAGCCTGACATCCATAAGACACTATTTGGCCTCAAAGTCAGGAAGTGAATAAATATATTCTTCcttattctgtttttctgcagtaCCATGCTATGCTTAAAGCTGATCTCCTTTTAATTACATCATTATGATGGTACAAGTTTAAAACATATTCAAAACAACACGTTCAATAGGCTTTACATATGCCTGCTGATAACCCACAGGTATGGCATGCTGACACTAAGACTCTGTGCATAGCACACATACATACACTAAAAGATGGGGCTGCTAATAAATTATTACACAGAATCATGAAGGTAGCACCATCACTTTGTGACTATGCACATCTGCTTTGCTGGGCATCTGCTCTACAAAGTTATAAAGCAGAGTCACACACATCGTACGAGCAGCTTGCTGGAGTGAAATTGTAGTAGTAAATTAATCTTTAGAACTGGAGCTACCAGTTAAAGCATGTGCTCCCATCTGCCTCTAGCAAATGAAACAGTGACTGCAGGAGCATAATTTCCCTGTTACCTTGTCTGGGGAGCCTTGGTGGTGGATAGTTGGGGCTGAAGGGTGAAACCAGTGGAAGATTTTGTAAGCTGTGTTTAAAAGAGATCTGGCAAAGAACATACAAATCACTGCTTGGCTGCTTCCCTGATTCTATTCCTGTTcttgaaatgttaattttctaaCATCTGCTGCATGATACAGAGCATAAAATGCATACATATGAACAACCGTATCTTACCACTAATTTGGATATTACACTGCTTTAAGGAATGTCCAGAGACAGCTCCTTCCATATCCACTTTCGGCAGCATTTCTGTATCGCTGTCTTTTAAGTAGCAGGAAAACCTGTGGTTTAAAATGAAGCAATTCGCAGCTTTTGCAGTACAACACAGACTTCCGTAATTGTTTCTCAGGTGAAATGCAGGTTGTCCAATATCCCTCAAGATTAAAATTTAGACAACAAGTGCAATTTGGAGAAAGATCGGGTAGAGCTGCATCTGCTTTGTTGCCACTGGTGGCAGATGAGATTACCTGGTGTATGTGGGAGCTCCAAGAGGTCTCATTAAAGCAAGAAGCAGAGCCCAGGGTTTGGAGGACAGAAACACACTGGGATAGAGAGGGAGGACAACCTCATCCTCTCAGGCTACTGAAGTTCTTAATTGTTAGACAAATATGCTAAAGAGAGAGGGAGGCGGTAGAGGGGACCACTGGAGATGTGAAATTGCTCACATTGTCCCTCAACAATAAATACGTGGCACAGAGGAGGGAGTCAGTTCTGTTTCCTTGAAAGGGTTGGTATGCGAGTGTGAAAGATTGGGCATTGCCAAATTTCATCTTTCGAATTTAAGCAATTACTCTTTTAGATCACCAGTTTTAAAGATACATGACGTTGTTTTCCATGGCAACCCTACAGCTTTCCCTGTATGCCTGTGTTCTGTCAAAATGTTACCGAGTTCCTAAAAGTATCACAGGAGACCAGCAAAAGCCACACGAACATGAACGTTTTACCTTTTTGCAGGATCTTTAGTCCATGCCACTGGCAAATAGGTGAAGAGCAGACAGGTAGGATGGTAAGTACACACTACTTGGCAGTAATTGGCACTTGGTGTAATAACCGTAGTGAGGTCTCCTCCTTGGAAGTATGTATTTTCATAGATCTGAGTCACACATTCTAATACGGAATAACAAAATGCGTAAATTATTAGAGATGGGAGCGCGCACAGTTCACCAGGAGAGGGTGAAGCCACTGCTCCTCTTTGCCATTGACCTTGCTTTTAATACAGTCCTTTGGGCAGGAGAAGAGGGTGGGGGGGTGAGTAGCACGGTTCCTCTGAGAGTCTCGTCTTTGTTCTCCAGCAGAAATAAAACTCTCTGGGGTGTCTCCCCCCCGTTCCCTGCCTCGTACCCGATGCTGGAGCAGGGCGGCTTGAGCCGAGGCAGAAGCCCGAGCAGCAGGATGGGCCACAAGGCAGATCTGcacagcagagagggaagggacCTTCTCGGGGCAGATCTCAGGAGCGGCAGAAGCATCTGCTGAGAGAGACCAGTACGGAGCACCATTAAGAGGAAAACCAGGAGAAGGAAGTGCAGAGACCCAAAAGAGTTAGAAAGTTGTATGTGAAGACTGTTCCATTTTGTTTAGGGATGCTCCGAGGCCAGAGTCACAGGCAGTGCCACTGTTCATAGCTTCAATGGCTCCCAGAATGTTATAAACCTTCTCCTCCCTCACACTGCACCTTGAACCCCCTCTGACTTGCTTtacaatgaagaaaatactgttaCAGGAGTAGTGTCTCAAGAACTGTCCAGAGTAAAAATGAGCTCAACTACTGCCTTGCATCTGCAGGAATTCATCATCAATCCCATATTGAACTCTGTAACGAAACCCACTCACGCTGCAGAGCCATGCAATGAAGATACCTAAGCAGCAACCTGTTCCCACCTTTCAAAATGAAGGCATTTGTAAGATCTCCGTGTTAAAACACACAAGAGGGCTTGCTTTGCAGATGAGCCCACTCTCTTCTTGTATTTTGCCCTCCAAAGGGGTAGCAAATCggcaaataaagagaaaatactgtatttttacagAATGGGAGGAAACCCAACTGAAAACGTTTCATCTAGCTGCTTAATCTGTTACTATAGAGCTATCGTGCTGTattaaaggctttttaaaatgaaaacaagtggAACTATCATACTGGATTTTACAGTTTTGAAATATTACAAGTCGATTGTATTTGTTAATGTGATTATAAACTATACTTAGGTAATTCTATGTCTCCTGCACATGggtaaaatatataatttacccaaaaaaaggaaaaagtaaggaATTATTAGACATATGTGCAAGATATGCTATCATCTTTTAAAGGTTAATTTCTTGTTAATGCAAAATTTGTACTTTATAAACATCCAAATTTTCTGGTACGTATACTTTCAAGATCTTTCTCTAAAAACTGGTATTTATTATTCTCAGTAGAGTTTCTTCTGTAATTTACTgccatttttatcttctttaactttctttttttccttaacattttcctttgtagTTTTCAACTTTGTcattaacagaaaaacattttctattactTAGAACACTCTAAGCGAATTCtaaagtcaaaagaaaagaatattgcaATTATTTGCTGTATCAGACATTTTGGATCTTATTTACCTCCTTCTAGTGTAaattaacacacaaaaaaaaattgattcgTGCTGTAAAACTACGTACCATGTAAAACTATGCCTAAACTATTCAAAATTAAGTTCTGAATACTTTAATCTAATATTCCAAGATTTTAGTTTTGCTGAGATTTCAATCCATGTAAAACTTTTCCTTAAATAACACTACATTTATCAAACAGATTTTGCTAAAAAGCTGAGTTACCTAATTGTCCTCCGAGAAAACAGTTAATAAATTACTGGACATAAACCTGTGTTAGGTCTTAGTTATAATTTATCAGCACAGGGAACTTTAGGGGAATGCAATGCAATTCTTGTAGTCTGACTTTTGCTAACTGAACAAGGTAAATCATTAACACAGACCGACATTGAAAAACATACACAATCACTAATTTTCCAGCCTACCAAGagatttctaaaaaatattttacgtAAAACAATTGGTTCTGGAGTTATTCACACTTATTGCAATAGTCTTTCAAGCATGATGGTACGTAGGTGTTACACAGGTACTTTTTAAATCGGTAATTTCTCGCAAAGGCAATGTGTGAATAAGACAGAAGGTTGGtggggtttgtttatttaaaaacgGTAAAAAAAGGTGTTGGCTCTGAAGCTCAGCTGCTGTCCCCAGTGAggctgccgggccgggcggccgtCAGTGCTGCCTCGGGCCCCCCGGGCAGCGCCAGGGGAAAGGGCTGAGGCTCCTCTGCAGCCGGGAAGGGgcagccagctccccccagcgCTGCCGGACTGAGCCTCCGGCAGCCAGCACGACCTGCTGTGGAGAGCTCAGGTTCGGGCGGGGGGGAACGGGGTTAGAGCACAGTCAGCCGAGAAGCGCGGGGCGCCCCtccacctcctgcaccccccatCAACCGCAAAGGGCTCCCTTCCtaagctgctgctgaagctgctcACCTTGCTGTTGGGCGTAGGACGCTGAACACCACGCTGGTTTCACTGTTACGAGCTGGATGCAGCCTCAGTCCGATAGAGAAAACTGCCCGTAGCATGGTCCCGTGCATGCCGGGCGAGGTGGCAGCatgggggggtggcaggacaaTGTCAGTAAAGCCCCCTTAGAAAGTTCCACGTCAGGCAATAGGGTTATGTGAGTTACCCAAACTTAACTGAGTGCCACCCAGCAGAATCAAGACAGCGCTCTCGGGACCAGACTGCAGTTACTAATCATCTCCCCTTCTAAAGAGTTGCGTTACTCTGTGTGCCTATCTTAGGAATTGTATATTCACTTACCACTGTAAACGGAAGcaagtaagaaaatgaaataaaaagtctgATAAATCCAAATCATCctaaaaaacacaaaatcattCTTTAGGATATGTTTCATAAAGGGCGTATAATTAGTTTTATAAAGTACCGCAAGGCATATCACTGATTTACACTTGTACTGTTACAAGTACCATTAATTCAAAATGACATCGAGAATTACAAATTACAGCTGTGATATGCAGTTATGGCATATATAAAGTATCATAAGAGAGCAACAAAGGTTTGTCCTTTACTTGCAACCAACTATGGTTGCAAGAAGCAATAAAGGTTATAAGCACTTAGAGAATTTCTGCTTCGTTTTACAGCAGAATATTTATTCTTGCTTAGACTGGGAGCAATATTCCATCAAAACGTCACTATTAATCCTGACTCTGTCCTGGTATTTAAGTGGATACTATTATCAATGTAGCAAACAAATGACTCACACTCACTGCTTCTGGTATATGTTATACGAAtttcaaaccatttctttttttttttcacatgctatAACTTAAGCTGTGAAAGAATCAAATAAATTAACCACACAACACAATCCATAAATTGATCAACATACACTGTCTTGTTGCTATGAAAACCTTTCACTGAATATCAGGGCAATAATGATTACATACCTGAACATATAGTAGGTCTGGATGAATGGATAAAGCTTATGctctactggggaaaaaaaaaaaaaagtcaacagttTGTGTTAAATATTACTGTGCCTGCAATGCTAACTTATCTTTAATATTTACTTTGAATGGGTACTCTTTCTGTCAATATTGTTACTGACCTTGGACCACATTTTCAGAGCATACATCATCCAGACTGCACTGAAATCGATGTCCAGGTTTTACACCAGCTGAGCATCTGCTTcttgatgacattttaaaataaaaggcgAATCCCTGGTTCAGAGCAGCAAAGTACCTGCTGCTAGCACAAGAACCTACATAAACAGGGAATGAGATTCGTCTCAAGAGTAAAtcctgagctggggcaggggaagaaaaccACGTGAAAACAGTAAGACTAGTGACTCAGACCCAAGCAAATGACACCGTTATGAAACTATTGTAACTGAGGACAGAATCGTTACCTACGTTTTCTTACTGTTACACCATTTTCTTGAGGCATTCCCTTGCCAAATAGAGACAGCTCTATTCTTCAGCTATGTATTCTGTGCTCTGTTTTCTTCAACATCAGCTCAAgttcttattcctccttttcaATACTCTGCAGAAATTATCCTGCCTACATCTTTCAAGCAGTTTTACTGTGGCCCTTTCTACACTCCTGTTTTGTTGTTAGATGCAACGAAGAGCATCTTCAGTTTGccagaagccagaaaaaaaaaccccaaacctgtttGCAGATATATGAAATGTAAATGCAACAACAAGAAGTACAAACTTAATTTATAGCTGACCTGAATCACTTGTTTTGATTTCTACAACTCTTTTTAACATGTAtaatcaaagcaaaataaatttcaaacaaaaaaaaaaatctttcaaatcttaaaaaaaaagatgttttatttcataGTGAAATTGCCAAAGGGACaactcttccctcctccccactctttttcctcttctcttttaaaCTGAATATGCTGGAAAGACAGATACATATGCTCTACTCAAAAAATATCTAGATCAAAACATTTCACCCGACCGTGACCCATATGAGCATCCTGATGACTGACTGAAATGACTTCTCCGTGCCTTATGGGCCAGCAAGGTCTCCAACTCCTCCTTACAGAGGAAGAACTGCTTCAAAGAAAGCCTCCCTACTGTCCTGTGTATCAACTTGCTCTGCCCTGACATGCTTTTAGGAGAGGACTCAAATGTTTTTAGTacagcagctttcatttttatgtgcTCTCTTCTGTTTTAAGTGTGTAACAGTGACAAGGGAGAGTGCTAGAAGGCTTTACTGCAAACATATTGGTAGTTTATTCCTGTAACATGAAGTGTTTTGAGACTAAGATGCCTGTACCACTCTGGCCTTCAGCTCGAAGAGGAGATTTTCCATCAGCCACGGGGTGTAGAGGTATCATGGGAGAACAGCTCTGGGAAAGTATACCACACCATCTCCAGCCAATGCCACTGAAGCCTTCCTGTGTAACCACAGGTATGTCACTTAGCCTCTCTTTTTTCATCTATAAAATGATAATAATCTTTTGCACCTCTGGAAAAATTATCACCTTTActtcaaaatacagaattcatAATCCTGAAAGTAATCACAAAACCTACCATGTATCtgaatgtttattaaaaaa
This window encodes:
- the LOC142082088 gene encoding coagulation factor XI-like, which produces MLRAVFSIGLRLHPARNSETSVVFSVLRPTASLGIVLHECVTQIYENTYFQGGDLTTVITPSANYCQVVCTYHPTCLLFTYLPVAWTKDPAKRFSCYLKDSDTEMLPKVDMEGAVSGHSLKQCNIQISACSPDVHIGLDMEGKIYDVAMADNYQQCQKRCTNDNHCHFFTYASETFHNASFRKKCFLKHTSVGTPTSIKVLDEVVSGFSLKPCQLSEIDCQMDIFEDQEFSGMNITSFLTPDISVCQTICTYFPKCLFFTFFTREWQIESQRNLCLLKTSISGIPEALISRENAVSGFGLLNCRKSFPACNSRTYMHMNFLGDELNVTYTKGHRACQQVCTDVIRCQFFTYFPLQDSCNEERKCECHLRMSSNGSPVEIVHGPGRISGYSLRLCKKKASTVCMQHSARTVRIVGGTDSSPGEWPWQVSLHVKLSRQRHLCGGSIISNQWILTAAHCVMSLENPNIWRVYAGILKQSEINEDTPFFKVEEIIVHPQYKYAQTGYDIALMKLDKPMNFTDLQLPICLPSKEDANILYTDCWVIGWGYRKEKGRVEDILQKATVPLMSKEECQARYRKRRIGDKVICAGYDEGGRDACKGDSGGPLSCRHEEVWYLVGITSWGEGCARPRQPGVYTKVAEYSDWILEKTT